A window of the Nisaea acidiphila genome harbors these coding sequences:
- a CDS encoding ATP-binding protein: MSDARELEILARIADALERIAPPPAKAADLGDAEGFVWNAQAGQVDPVRQINRVDIALLKGVGPQLDQLYENTDRFAQGLPANNALLWGSRGMGKSSLVKAVHAEVNSKRDGILALVEIHREDLETLPRLLNLARDTDRRLIVFCDDLSFDFADNSYKSLKAVLEGGVEGRPSNVLFYATSNRRHLMARDMIDNERSTAINPGEAVEEKVSLSDRFGLWLGFHACDQDTFLSMIEGYAAAYDLPISTEDLRARAKEWQVTRGARSGRVAWQFIQDLAGDLGKKLA; the protein is encoded by the coding sequence ATGTCCGACGCCCGTGAGCTCGAGATCCTCGCCCGTATCGCAGACGCGCTGGAGCGGATCGCTCCGCCCCCGGCCAAGGCCGCCGATCTCGGGGATGCCGAAGGGTTCGTCTGGAACGCGCAAGCCGGCCAGGTCGATCCGGTGCGGCAGATCAACAGGGTCGATATCGCCCTCCTGAAAGGCGTCGGCCCGCAGCTTGACCAGCTCTACGAGAATACGGACCGCTTCGCGCAGGGATTGCCCGCGAACAATGCCCTGCTCTGGGGCTCGCGCGGTATGGGCAAAAGCTCGCTCGTCAAAGCCGTACATGCCGAGGTGAACAGCAAGCGCGACGGAATACTGGCTCTGGTCGAAATCCATCGCGAGGACCTCGAAACCCTGCCGCGTCTTCTCAATCTGGCCCGCGACACGGATCGTCGGCTGATCGTCTTCTGCGACGATCTTTCCTTCGATTTCGCGGACAATTCCTACAAATCGCTGAAGGCTGTGCTGGAAGGCGGCGTCGAAGGCCGTCCGAGCAACGTCCTCTTCTACGCCACTTCGAACCGCCGCCACCTCATGGCCCGCGACATGATCGACAACGAGCGTTCGACGGCGATCAATCCCGGCGAAGCGGTTGAGGAAAAGGTTTCTCTCTCCGACCGGTTCGGCCTCTGGCTCGGCTTCCATGCCTGCGACCAGGATACCTTCCTCTCCATGATCGAAGGCTATGCGGCCGCATACGACCTGCCGATCTCGACAGAGGATCTGCGCGCCCGGGCGAAGGAGTGGCAGGTCACCCGTGGGGCGCGCTCCGGCCGCGTCGCCTGGCAATTCATCCAGGATCTGGCTGGCGATCTTGGAAAGAAACTCGCCTAA
- the yajC gene encoding preprotein translocase subunit YajC, translating to MLISPAYAQAAGGAGGGFDLMAFLPLILIFVVFYFLLIRPQQKRVKEHKEMLSKVRRNDVIVTNGGLVGTVTKVIEDKDELLVEIADGVKVRVVRSMITDVRAKTEPANTDAAGKKPASDEKKEEKK from the coding sequence ATGCTCATTTCACCGGCCTATGCCCAGGCGGCTGGCGGAGCCGGCGGCGGCTTCGATCTGATGGCGTTCCTGCCTCTGATCCTGATTTTCGTCGTCTTCTATTTCCTTCTGATTCGTCCGCAGCAGAAGCGGGTTAAGGAACACAAGGAGATGCTCTCCAAGGTGCGCCGGAACGACGTGATCGTGACCAATGGCGGCCTGGTCGGCACGGTCACCAAAGTGATCGAAGACAAGGACGAGCTGCTGGTTGAGATCGCCGACGGTGTAAAGGTCCGTGTCGTGCGCAGCATGATCACTGACGTGCGGGCGAAGACCGAACCGGCGAACACGGATGCCGCCGGCAAGAAGCCGGCCTCGGACGAGAAAAAAGAAGAGAAGAAGTAA